The following are from one region of the Vulpes vulpes isolate BD-2025 chromosome 14, VulVul3, whole genome shotgun sequence genome:
- the LOC140595384 gene encoding uncharacterized protein — MAVTSSSVTASLTFGKGDFSSAVERLLVSFRVQRKLRNCWRQLARGVRRDQSPLAPSSVRCVSIYRWASFLTLTGGSGKSVRSTKVKGGREFTTTLSRWWYPPTHQRQSRCLSLLTCAHLGTRAPQPGRGEAGVPSRPGKPPRAPRVQPGARRPEPAACTVHPAPCTVHPAPCTAASAAAPPARTAEHPPRASRCISVSDTQLRGRAGGRAPRGRGGVGGGPRVRRPGAGGKEARGRGERRRRTLCTPPRATPLTENWEAGPGGGVRRPPPWAPPRPAPPRPPRPPPAPTPPTPRPAPPARAAARLGASSAGRFFGFPFGL, encoded by the exons GTGACATCTTCATCTGTCACAGCTTCTCTTACTTTTGGGAAAGGGGATTTCAGTAGTGCCGTTGAACGGTTACTAGTGTCTTTCCGTGTCCAAAGAAAACTTAGGAACTGTTGGCGACAGTTGGCTCGAGGCGTCCGGCGGGATCAGTCACCCCTGGCCCCTAGCTCTGTTAGGTGTGTTTCCATTTACAGGTGGGCTTCCTTCCTCACTTTAACCGGAGGCTCCGGGAAGTCTGTTAGGTCAACGAAGGTCAAGGGTGGGAGAGAGTTCACGACCACCTTGTCTAGGTGGTGGTACCCGCCCACCCATCAAAGGCAGTCGCGGTGTCTTAGCCTGCTCACCTGCGCTCACCTGGGCACAAG AGCTCCCCAGCCGGGCCGCGGAGAAGCAGGCGTCCCGTCCCGCCCGGGGAAGCCGCCGCGGGCCCCGAGGGTGCAGCCGGGAGCCCGCCGCCCGGAGCCCGCCGCCTGCACCGTGCACCCTGCGCCCTGCACCgtgcaccctgcaccctgcaccgCGGCCTCTGCAGCAGCGCCTCCCGCCAGGACAGCTGAGCACCCTCCGCGGGCGTCGCGATGCATTAGTGTCTCCGACACCCAGctccgcgggcgggcgggcgggcgcgcgccgCGGGGAAGGGGCGGGGTGGGCGGCGGTCCCCGCGTGCGCCGGCCGGGAGCTGGAGGTAAGGAGGCGCGCGGCAGGGGCGAGCGCCGCCGTCGCACACTTTGCACGCCGCCCAGGGCTACACCACTCACCGAAAATTGGGAGGCAGGTCCGGGAGGCGGGGTCCGGCGCCCACCGCCTTgggcgcccccgcgccccgcgccgccgcgccccccgcgccccccgcccgcgcccacGCCCCCCacgccccggcccgcgccccctgCGCGCGCGGCGGCCCGTTTGGGCGCGTCCTCGGCGGGCCGATTTTTCGGCTTCCCCTTCGGTTTATAG